One Pseudomonas sp. MM213 genomic window, ATCTGGTGACCCGCGGTTATCAAGCCCAGGTCAGTGCCGAAGCATCGGCTGGTTTGCGTATCGAATACCGCCATGCGGGGCGTCCGAAGGTATCGGTCATCATCCATAGCCAGGACAACCTGGAGCACTTGCAGCGCTGCCTGGTCAGTGTCTTGCAGCGCACGCGCTATCAAAACAACGAAGTTATCATTGCCGATAACCACAGCCAGTCCGCCGAGCTTCACACCTGGCTGGACAGCCTGGAACGAAACGGACGGGGCCGGATTCGTCTGGTCAAGGCTGAACAGCGTCTCAGCACGTCAGCCCTGATCAACCTCGCAGCCGGCGAGGCTCAAGGCGAATACCTGGTGCTGCTGGCGGCGGACGCCGAAGTGGTCAACGCCAACTGGATCGAGGCGCTACTCAATCAGGCCCAGCGTCCCGAAGTCGGCGTGGTCGGTGCCAAGCTGGTGGACCGCGAAGGCAGCGTGACCGGTGCCGGGTTGATTCTGGGGCTCAACGGCGGGATTGTTTCGCCCTTCATCGGTGAGAAGAAGGATGCGTCGGGCTACATGCGCAGACTGCTCGTCGAGCAGAATTACGCGGCTGTCAGCGGTGCATGCCTGATGATCCGCAAGGAAGTATTCGACGCGCTCGGCGGTCTGGATCGGGAGCATTTCGATGACGTGTACGCCGATGTCGATCTGTGCCTGAAAGTCGCCGACGCCGGGTTGCTCACGGTGTGGACGCCGCAAGTGCAAGTTACCCACCCGGGCACCTTGCCGGACGCTCCCCAGGCAGTGGCGGCCCTGCGCGACAAGTGGCAGGCGCGTTTCGCGCACGACGAGGCTTACAACAACAACCTGGCCTTGACCGGCAAGGGCTTTGCCCTGAGTGAACCGGCCCCGGTGAACTGGGCGCAGTTGCTCGCATAAGCCTGACTGACAGGTACAAGGACTCAAGGCATGTTCAACGGTAAATCGATTTTCATCTCTGGCGGTACCGGCTCGTTCGGGCGCAATTTCATCCGCCGGCTGCTGGAGCAATATCAGCCGAAGCGGGTGGTGGTGTTCTCGCGCGATGAGCTCAAACAGTACGAGATGCAGCAGACGTTCAACGCGCCGTGCATGCGTTACTTCCTCGGTGATGTGCGCGATGCTGATCGTCTGCGCCAGGCCATGCGCGGCATCGATTACGTGGTGCATGCCGCGGCACTGAAACAAGTGCCGGCGGCGGAGTACAACCCGACCGAATGCATCCGCACCAACGTCAACGGCGCGGAAAATATCATTGCCGCGGCCATCGACAACGGCGTGAAAAAAGTCGTCGCGCTGTCCACCGACAAGGCTGCCAGCCCGATCAACCTGTACGGCGCGACCAAGCTGCTGTCGGACAAGTTGTTCGTCGCCGCGAACAATATCGCCGGCGACCAGAACACCCGTTTTTCGGTGGTCCGTTACGGCAACGTTGCCGGTTCGCGTGGCTCGGTGGTGCCGTTTTTCAGCAAGCTGATCGCCGAGGGCGCCACGGAGCTGCCGATCACCGATGAGCGCATGACGCGTTTCTGGATCACCCTCGATCACGGTGTGCAGTTTGTGCTCGACAGCTTCGCCCGCATGCACGGTGGTGAAGTGTTTGTGCCGAAGATCCCGTCGATTCGTATCGTCGATCTGGCACTGGGCATGGCTGAACATTTGCCGCACAAGAACGTCGGCATTCGTCCGGGAGAAAAACTCCATGAGTTGATGGTGCCGCTGGACGACGCGCGGATGACCCTGGAGTTTGCCGATCACTACACCATTCAACCTTCGATTCGGTTCACCAGCGTCGATGTGGATTTTGCTGTCGACAAACTGGGCGAGCAGGGCCGGCCTGTCAGTGAAGACTTCGAGTACCGTTCCGACACCAATCCGCACTACCTGTCGGTTGGTCAGATTGCTGATCTGCACGCGAAACTGCCGGCATGATTCCCTACGGTCGGCAGAGCCTCGATCAGGCAGATATCGATGCGGTGGTCGCCGTGTTGCAGTCGGACTGGCTCACTCAAGGGCCGACCATCGAACGCTTCGAACAGGCATTGGCGCAACGTTGCCAGGCTGATTTCGCCGTGGCGGTGTGCAATGCCACGGCGGCGTTGCACATTGCCTGCCTTGCGGCCGGACTCGGCCCGGGCGATCGGCTATGGACTACGCCGAATACGTTTCTGGCTTCGGCCAACTGTGGTCGCTATTGCGGCGCCGAGGTGGATTTTGTCGACATCGATCCACTGACGTGGAATCTCGACGCTTACGCACTGGCGTCGAAGCTTGAGGCCGCCGAGCGCGATGGCACGCTGCCGAAGGTGCTGGTGGCCGTAGCGTTTTCCGGGCAGAGCTGCGACATGCGCATGATCGCCGGGCTGGCCGAACGTTACGGTTTTACGGTGATTGAGGATGCGTCCCACGCGGTCGGTGCTTCCTATGCCGGACGCCCGGTGGGCTGCGGCGAATTTGCGGCGATGACGGTGTTCAGTTTTCACCCGGTGAAAATCATCACCAGCGCCGAAGGGGGCATGGTGTTGACCAACCGCCCTGAACTGGCCGAGCGCTTGCGGCGTCTGCGCAGCCACGGCATGACCCGCGATCCGCAACAGATGACCGAAGCCAGTCACGGCCCCTGGTACTACCAGCAGGTGGAACTGGGCTTCAATTACCGGATCACCGATCTGCAGGCGGCACTCGGTCTGTCGCAGCTGGACAAGCTCGATGGCTTTATCGCGCGTCGCCGTGAACTGGCGGCGCGTTATGAGCGGTCGCTGGCGTACTTGCCGCTGACCTTGCCCGGCGCGCAGCCGGAGGCCGAATCGGCGTGGCATCTGTACGTGGTGCGGCTGCACACCGACCGGATCAACCTCAGTCATCGCCAGGTGTACGAAGGCTTGCGAGCGGCCGGGGTCGGTGTGAACCTGCACTACATACCGGTGCATTTGCAGCCGTACTATCGCGACCTGGGGTTTGCCGAAGGTGACTTCCCGCAGGCCGAACGTTATTACGCCGAAGCCATCAGCCTGCCGATGTTTCCTTTGCTGAGCGATGAACAGCAGGACTATGTGGTGGCGCAACTGCGGCGCCTGGTTCTTGAGGAGTAGTGTTGTGAGCAGCGTTGCGATCATTCCGGCCCGCGGCGGCAGCAAGCGAATCCCGCGCAAGAACCTCAAGCCGTTCGACGGCGTACCGATGATCGTTCGTTCGATTCGCACGGCGCTGGAGTCGCAACTGTTCGACCAGGTGATCGTCAGCACCGACGATGAAGAAATCGCCGAGGTCGCGCGGGCTCACGGGGCTCAGGTGCCGTTCTTGCGTCCGGCGTCGTTGGCCGACGACTTCACCGGCACCGCCGCGGTGATCGTTCATGCCTTGAATCAATTACCAGCGTTCGACTATGCCTGCTGCATCTACGCAACCGCACCGCTGTTGCAGGTACGGTTTCTGCATCAGGGACTTGAACTGCTGGAGCAGCATCCGGAAAAATCCTTCGCGTTTTCCGTGACCGATTTCGGCTTTCCCGTGCAGCGCGCCTTGACCCTCGACGAGCAGGGCGCGCTGACATCGTTGTACCCGGAATTCCGCAATACGCGGTCGCAGGATCTGGCCGCAGCCTTTCAGGACGCCGGCCAGTTCTACTGGGGACGCCGCGAGGCCTGGTTGCGCGGCGACGTGTTGTTTTCCCCGGTGAGCCTGCCGGTGATCCTGCCGCGGCATCTGGTGCAGGACATCGACACCCTCGAAGACTGGACGCGCGCCGAATACTTGTACGCTGCGCTGAAGGCTGGTGGTGAGTTGCAATGAGAGTGCTGATTCGCTCCGACGCGTCGCGCACCATTGGCAGCGGGCACATCGCCCGTTTGTTGCCGTTGGCCAGGGTTTTGCGCAAGCAGGGCTCGCATGTTGCTTTTGCATGCCGCCAACTGCCGGGGCATC contains:
- the pseB gene encoding UDP-N-acetylglucosamine 4,6-dehydratase (inverting) → MFNGKSIFISGGTGSFGRNFIRRLLEQYQPKRVVVFSRDELKQYEMQQTFNAPCMRYFLGDVRDADRLRQAMRGIDYVVHAAALKQVPAAEYNPTECIRTNVNGAENIIAAAIDNGVKKVVALSTDKAASPINLYGATKLLSDKLFVAANNIAGDQNTRFSVVRYGNVAGSRGSVVPFFSKLIAEGATELPITDERMTRFWITLDHGVQFVLDSFARMHGGEVFVPKIPSIRIVDLALGMAEHLPHKNVGIRPGEKLHELMVPLDDARMTLEFADHYTIQPSIRFTSVDVDFAVDKLGEQGRPVSEDFEYRSDTNPHYLSVGQIADLHAKLPA
- the pseC gene encoding UDP-4-amino-4,6-dideoxy-N-acetyl-beta-L-altrosamine transaminase, translated to MIPYGRQSLDQADIDAVVAVLQSDWLTQGPTIERFEQALAQRCQADFAVAVCNATAALHIACLAAGLGPGDRLWTTPNTFLASANCGRYCGAEVDFVDIDPLTWNLDAYALASKLEAAERDGTLPKVLVAVAFSGQSCDMRMIAGLAERYGFTVIEDASHAVGASYAGRPVGCGEFAAMTVFSFHPVKIITSAEGGMVLTNRPELAERLRRLRSHGMTRDPQQMTEASHGPWYYQQVELGFNYRITDLQAALGLSQLDKLDGFIARRRELAARYERSLAYLPLTLPGAQPEAESAWHLYVVRLHTDRINLSHRQVYEGLRAAGVGVNLHYIPVHLQPYYRDLGFAEGDFPQAERYYAEAISLPMFPLLSDEQQDYVVAQLRRLVLEE
- the pseF gene encoding pseudaminic acid cytidylyltransferase, translated to MSSVAIIPARGGSKRIPRKNLKPFDGVPMIVRSIRTALESQLFDQVIVSTDDEEIAEVARAHGAQVPFLRPASLADDFTGTAAVIVHALNQLPAFDYACCIYATAPLLQVRFLHQGLELLEQHPEKSFAFSVTDFGFPVQRALTLDEQGALTSLYPEFRNTRSQDLAAAFQDAGQFYWGRREAWLRGDVLFSPVSLPVILPRHLVQDIDTLEDWTRAEYLYAALKAGGELQ